A part of Primulina eburnea isolate SZY01 chromosome 10, ASM2296580v1, whole genome shotgun sequence genomic DNA contains:
- the LOC140842690 gene encoding beta-amyrin 28-monooxygenase-like — MELFSVSLLSLLFLLFLLSLNFIFYRNKSTHGGTPLPPGKTGWPVIGESLEFLSTGWKGQPEKFIFDRIDKYSSQVFRTHLLGEPAAVFCGASGNKFLFSNENKLVQAWWPSSVDKVFPSSNQSSSKEEAIKMRKMLPNFLKPEALQRYVGIMDHIARRHFADGWENKEEVVVFPLAKNYTFWLACRLFVSIEDPQHVAKFADPFNLLASGLISIPIDLPGTPFNKAIKASNFIRKELISIIKQRKIDLAEGKATATQDILSHMLLTSDGNGKFMNELDIADKILGLLIGGHDTASSACTFIVKYLEELPEIYEGVYNEQMEIANSKPPGELLNWEDIQKMKYSWNVACEVLRLAPPLQGAFREALSDFMFNGFSIPKGWKIYWSANSTHINPECFPNPRKFDPSRFDGSGPAPYTFVPFGGGPRMCPGKEYARLEILVFMHHLVKRFKWEKIIADEKIVVNPMPIPAKGLPVRLYPHKA, encoded by the exons ATGGAACTCTTCTCTGTGTCTCTCCTCTCCCTCTTATTCCTCCTCTTTCTCCTCTCCCTTAACTTTATCTTCTACAGGAACAAATCCACCCATGGTGGCACGCCCCTCCCGCCAGGGAAAACCGGCTGGCCGGTTATTGGTGAAAGCCTCGAATTCCTGTCCACCGGCTGGAAGGGTCAACCCGAAAAATTCATATTCGATCGCATAGATAAGTACTCGTCCCAAGTGTTCAGGACTCACCTTTTAGGTGAACCGGCTGCTGTTTTCTGCGGTGCGAGTGGCAACAAGTTCTTGTTTTCTAACGAGAATAAGCTCGTTCAAGCATGGTGGCCTAGTTCTGTGGACAAAGTTTTCCCATCTTCTAACCAATCTTCCTCCAAAGAAGAGGCTATTAAGATGAGAAAAATGCTCCCAAACTTCCTTAAACCAGAGGCTTTGCAACGATATGTCGGGATAATGGATCATATAGCGAGAAGACACTTCGCCGACGGGTGGGAAAATAAGGAAGAAGTAGTGGTGTTCCCTCTCGCCAAGAACTACACTTTCTGGCTCGCGTGTAGGCTCTTTGTGAGCATTGAGGATCCACAGCACGTGGCTAAATTTGCCGATCCTTTCAATCTTTTGGCTTCTGGTTTGATCTCAATCCCTATAGACTTACCCGGGACACCGTTTAACAAGGCGATCAAGGCATCGAATTTCATCAGGAAAGAGCTTATCTCCATCATCAAACAGCGAAAAATCGATCTAGCAGAGGGAAAAGCCACGGCTACACAAGACATACTGTCGCACATGCTGCTTACAAGCGACGGAAATGGGAAATTTATGAATGAATTGGATATCGCTGACAAGATTTTGGGTCTGCTAATTGGTGGGCACGATACTGCTAGCTCTGCTTGCACTTTCATCGTCAAATATCTCGAGGAGTTGCCTGAAATCTACGAGGGAGTCTACAACG AACAAATGGAAATTGCAAACTCAAAGCCCCCCGGTGAACTTTTGAATTGGGAAGATATTCAAAAGATGAAATATTCATGGAATGTTGCGTGCGAGGTGTTGAGGCTTGCACCGCCACTCCAAGGCGCTTTCAGAGAAGCCCTCTCCGATTTCATGTTCAATGGTTTCTCTATTCCAAAGGGTTGGAAG ATATATTGGAGCGCGAACTCGACACACATCAACCCCGAATGCTTCCCTAATCCAAGAAAGTTCGACCCATCTCGGTTCGATGGATCGGGACCCGCCCCGTATACGTTTGTTCCGTTTGGAGGAGGCCCGAGAATGTGCCCCGGAAAAGAGTATGCCCGTCTAGAGATACTTGTATTCATGCATCATTTAGTCAAGAGATTCAAGTGGGAGAAGATCATCGCCGATGAAAAGATTGTAGTGAACCCAATGCCTATTCCGGCCAAGGGACTGCCCGTTCGTCTTTATCCACACAAGGCATGA
- the LOC140842692 gene encoding serine/threonine-protein kinase STY13-like: MLEGPKFTGIIDLNHNHENYDFSQNFYRKLNEGSNMSVDSYGSLQMSNGGGSVAMSMDSSMGSNDSNTRILGHQGLKHVHNYSVAASVNHGRASQGLSNDALAQALMNPRYPTQGLGDYDEWTLDLRKLNMGPAFAQGAFGKLYRGTYNGQDVAIKLLEKPENDTERAHLMEQQFQQEVMMLATLKHPNIVRFIGACRKPMVWCIVTEYAKGGSVRQFLMKRQNRSVPLKLAVKQALDVARGMAYVHGLNLIHRDLKSDNLLISADKSIKIADFGVARIEVQTEGMTPETGTYRWMAPEMIQHRPYTHKVDVYSFGIVLWELITGMLPFQNMTAVQAAFAVVIKGVRPTIPNDCLPSLGQIMTLCWDVNPDVRPSFSEVVRMLEAAENEIMTTVRKARFRCCMTIPMTTD; this comes from the exons ATGTTGGAGGGCCCGAAATTTACTGGAATCATAGACCTAAACCATAACCATGAAAATTACGACttttctcaaaatttctatCGCAAGCTGAATGAGGGATCAAATATGTCGGTTGATAGCTATGGGAGCTTGCAGATGAGCAACGGTGGAGGCTCTGTTGCCATGTCTATGGACAGTAGTATGGGATCAAATGATTCCAACACTCGTATCTTGGGCCACCAAGGCCTCAAGCATGTACACAACTATTCAGTCGCTGCAAGTGTCAATCATGGGAGAGCATCTCAAGGGCTGAGTAATGATGCGCTGGCACAAGCTTTAATGAACCCTCGGTATCCTACGCAGGGACTTGGTGACTATGATGAGTGGACCCTTGACCTGAGGAAGCTGAACATGGGGCCAGCTTTCGCTCAAGGGGCTTTTGGAAAGTTGTACAGAGGCACATATAATGGTCAGGATGTTGCAATTAAGCTTCTCGAGAAACCAGAGAATGATACAGAGAGGGCACACTTGATGGAGCAACAATTTCAGCAAGAGGTAATGATGTTAGCAACATTGAAGCATCCAAATATTGTTCGCTTCATTGGTGCATGTCGCAAACCCATGGTCTGGTGTATTGTGACTGAATATGCCAAGGGAGGTTCAGTGCGGCAGTTCTTGATGAAGCGGCAGAACCGTTCTGTACCCCTTAAATTGGCTGTAAAGCAGGCCTTGGATGTGGCAAGAGGAATGGCATATGTGCATGGGTTGAATTTAATCCATCGAGACTTGAAGTCGGATAATCTTTTAATATCAGCGGACAAATCCATCAAGATTGCGGATTTTGGTGTAGCTCGCATTGAGGTACAGACTGAAGGAATGACACCAGAGACAGGCACTTATCGTTGGATGGCGCC GGAGATGATTCAGCATAGGCCATATACACACAAAGTCGATGTGTACAGCTTTGGAATTGTGCTATGGGAGCTTATAACTGGGATGCTTCCATTCCAGAACATGACTGCCGTTCAGGCGGCATTTGCAGTCGTCATCAAAGGTGTTCGACCAACAATCCCCAACGATTGCCTTCCGTCTCTTGGTCAGATCATGACTCTTTGCTGGGATGTTAATCCCGACGTGAGACCATCGTTCAGTGAGGTTGTCAGAATGCTCGAGGCTGCTGAGAATGAGATCATGACGACTGTTAGAAAGGCTCGTTTCAGGTGCTGCATGACTATACCGATGACTACAGATTAG